A genomic segment from Taeniopygia guttata chromosome 36, bTaeGut7.mat, whole genome shotgun sequence encodes:
- the LOC140681437 gene encoding serine/threonine-protein kinase pim-1-like: MGSGPSPAPAPPGPRGGHTRHGRCRLRCGCPGPSSTARQRGRRPRAAAVPGPGENAWGWPARGARGALGAPVRGGGAGAAPQVLEAVRRCTSCGVLHRDIKPGNILLDLASGQLKLIGFGCGAFLRDTAYTQFAECQDLIRWCLSMLHLDRPSSEELFCDPWIQDIHLP; encoded by the exons atGGGCTCCGgtcccagcccggccccggctcctcctgggccccgcggaggacacacgcggcacggccgctgccgcctccgctgcggctgccccggcccgagctccaCCGCtcggcagcgcggccgccggccccgagccgcCGCTGTCCCGGGGCCGGGAGAGAAcgcctggggatggccggcccgggGCGCTCGGGGGGCGCTCGGGGCTCCTGTCCGAGGAGGAGGCGCGGGGGCTGCTCcgcaggtgctggaggccgtgcggcgcTGCACCAGCTGCGGGGTCCTGCACAGGGACATCAAACCAGGGAACATCCTGCTCGACCTGGCCTCCGGGCAGCTGAAACTGATCGGCTTTGGCTGTGGCGCCTTCCTCCGAGACACAGCCTACACCCAGTTTGCAG agtgccaagatctgatcaggtggtgtttatccatgctgCACTTGGACAGGCCCTCCTCAGAAGAGCTGTTCTGTGATCCctggatacaggatattcatCTGCCctag
- the LOC140681438 gene encoding olfactory receptor 14J1-like, whose translation MSNSSSISHFLLLALADTRQLQLLHFCLFLGISLAALLGNGLIISAVACGHHLHTPMFFFLLHLALSDLGSICTTVPKAMHNSLWDTRDISYTGCAAQLFLIIFFLGTEFSLLTIMCYDRYVSICKPLHYGTLLGSRACAHMAAAAWASAFLNALLLTANTFSLPLCHGNALGQFFCEISQILKLSCSKSYLRELGLSAVSACLVFGCFVFIVFSYVQIFRAVLRIPSEQGRHKAFSTCLPHLAVVSLFVSTVAFTYMKPPSMSSPSLDLALSVLYSVVPPALNPLIYSLRNQELKAAVWRLMTGCFQGH comes from the coding sequence atgtccaacagcagctccatcagccacttcctcctgctggcactggcagacacgcggcagctgcagctcctgcacttctgcctcttcctgggcatctccctggctgccctcctgggcaacggcctcatcatcagcgccgtagcctgcggccaccacctgcacacgcccatgttcttcttcctgctccacctggccctcagcgacctgggctccatctgcaccactgtccccaaagccatgcacaattccctctgggacaccagggacatctcctacacaggatgtgctgcacagctttttctgaTTATCTTCTTCCTTGGAACGGAATTTtccctcctgaccatcatgtgctacgaccgctacgtgtccatctgcaaacccctgcactacgggaccctcctgggcagcagagcttgtgcccacatggcagcagctgcctgggccagtgcctttctcaatgctctgctcctcacagccaatacattttccctgcccctgtgccatggcaatgccctgggccagttcttctgtgaaatctcccagatcctcaaactctcctgctccaaatcctatctcaggGAACTCGGGCTCAGTGCTGTTAGTGCCTGTTTGGTATTCGGATGTTTTGTGTTCAtagttttctcctatgtgcagatcttcagggctgtgctgaggatcccctctgagcagggacggcacaaagccttttccacctgcctccctcacctggccgtggtctctctgtttgTCAGCACTGTTGCATTTACCTACATGAAGCCCCCCTCtatgtcctccccatccctggatctggccctgtcagttctgtactcggtggtgcctccagccctgaaccccctcatctacagcctgaggaaccaggagctcaaggctgcagtgtggagactgatgactggatgctttcagggaCATTAA